A genomic stretch from Arachis stenosperma cultivar V10309 chromosome 3, arast.V10309.gnm1.PFL2, whole genome shotgun sequence includes:
- the LOC130967256 gene encoding senescence/dehydration-associated protein At3g51250-like: protein MDSFSQKPKPRNSHYPEVIDSNLEANSSFQKPNHQQQSSLYPSLDVDDLSDLVQTLFPRNDTRSSDGSVHSPSAPPAATEEVLIRIPGAILNLVNTHYSVELASGDFSIIRLRQGDSVVAVYACIADKIQWPLAKDETAVKVDDSHYFFSFRPPKGSESNSDSDEEDQRSRGWESCLVSVWCKMVSHKGRIMSSLSAAETSQKSESSKAYGSDQIQVLEGLDPVKKRPGMYIGSIGPRGLHHSFVVYFI from the exons ATGGATTCCTTCTCCCAAAAACCTAAACCCAGAAACTCTCACTACCCAGAAGTAATCGATTCCAACCTCGAAGCCAATTCGTCCTTCCAAAAACCTAATCATCAACAGCAGAGTTCTCTCTACCCTTCCCTTGACGTTGATGACCTCAGCGACCTTGTCCAAACCCTATTTCCCCGAAATGACACCAGAAGCAGCGATGGCAGTGTTCATTCGCCGTCTGCTCCACCGGCCGCTACCGAGGAAGTCCTCATCAGGATCCCCGGCGCCATCCTCAACCTCGTCAACACCCACTACAGCGTCGAGCTCGCTTCCGGCGACTTCTCCATCATCCGCCTCCGGCAGGGTGACAGCGTCGTCGCCGTTTACGCCTGCATTGCCGACAAGATCCAATGGCCCCTCGCCAAGGACGAAACTGCCGTCAAGGTCGACGACTCTCACTACTTTTTCTCCTTCCGACCTCCCAAGGGCTCCGAATCCAATTCCGATTCCGACGAAGAAGATCAGCGTAGCCGCGG CTGGGAAAGTTGCCTAGTttctgtttggtgcaaaatgGTGTCACACAAAGGGCGTATTATGTCTTCACTCTCAGCAGCTGAAACTTCTCAGAAGAGTGAAAGTTCAAAAGCTTATGGTTCTGATCAAATTCAG GTACTTGAAGGCTTGGATCCTGTTAAGAAAAGACCTGGAATGTATATTGGAAGCATTGGCCCGCGTGGGTTGCATCATAGTTTTGTGGTGTATTTTATCTGA